A stretch of the Corylus avellana chromosome ca6, CavTom2PMs-1.0 genome encodes the following:
- the LOC132184722 gene encoding leucine-rich repeat receptor protein kinase HPCA1-like: MGGTQLLLFLAFFSAGMHLINSLTDPRDASPLQSLKESWEHTPPSWRNSHDPCGTPWEGVNCSNSRVTALGLSTMGLKGQLSGDIGGLSELRSLDLSYNRDLTGSLSAQLGDLQNLSILILAGCGFSGDIPHELGKLAELSYLALNSNNFTGNIPPSLGNLSKLYWLDLADNQLTGHLPISTPTTPGLDLLLKIKHFHFNKNQLSGPIPAKLFSSKMVLIHVLFDSNQLFGSIPSTLGLVQTLEVLRLDRNALTGDVPSNLNNLTNINELNLAQNNLTGPIPDLSKMAALNYVDLSNNSFDPSEAPAWFSTLQSLTTLVMEYGKLQGPVPQKLFSFPHIQQVKLRNNEFNDTLNMDKDISPQLQLVDLQNNQIAAVTLGAGYTKILILIGNPACSPNLSNTKYCHLQEQTTMPYSTSLANCGSKLCPLDQKLSPQSCECAYPYEGTLYIRPIIRELSNVALFQSLERNISIKLGLTSGSVSIQNLSFNGEDYLQVQLALFPAEGKYFNRSEIQRIGFDLSKETFRLPKEFGPYYFQASPYVFQDSDRGTTIISTGLIVGIAVGSAILVLVLLGVGTYAVRQKKRAEKAIGMSRPFASWAPSGKDSGGAPQLQGARWFSYDELKKCSNNFSDSNEIGHGGYGKVYRGILSDGQVLAIKRAQQGSMQGGLEFKTEIELLSRVHHKNLVALVGFCFEQGEQMLVYEYMPNGTLRNSLAGRSNIHLDWKRRLRVALGSARGLAYLHELANPPTIHRDVKSTNILLDENLTAKVSDFGLSKLVSDTFKGYVSTQVKGTLGYLDPEYYLTQQLTEKSDVYSFGVVMLELVTAKQPIEKGKYIVKEVRMAMDKNDEEHYGLKDMMDSSIRNTPNLIGFGRFLELAMQCLEDTAADRPTMSEVVKAIETILQNDSLATNSTTSASTSATDFGASKAAFKHPYNDSSPRKDVSGSDVFDYSGGYTISAKVKPK; this comes from the exons CCTCTCCACTCCAATCCCTGAAGGAGTCGTGGGAGCACACACCACCAAGCTGGCGAAATTCACATGATCCTTGTGGAACACCCTGGGAAGGAGTTAATTGCAGCAATTCTCGGGTGACTGCATT GGGATTATCAACCATGGGCCTCAAAGGGCAACTCAGTGGTGACATTGGAGGGCTCTCTGAACTGAGATCCTT GGACCTGTCATATAACCGAGACCTCACAGGTTCCCTGTCTGCACAGTTGGGAGATCTACAAAATTTGAGCATCTT AATCCTAGCTGGCTGTGGCTTCAGTGGTGATATTCCACATGAGTTGGGGAAGCTTGCAGAGCTGTCCTACCT GGCTCTCAATTCAAACAACTTCACTGGAAACATACCTCCATCTTTGGGGAATCTCTCCAAACTCTACTGGCTAGACCTGGCAGATAATCAGTTGACAGGACACCTCCCAATATCAACCCCCACTACCCCAGGCTTGGACCTCCTTCTGAAGATTAAACactt CCATTTCAACAAGAACCAGCTTTCAGGTCCCATTCCGGCCAAACTTTTCAGCTCTAAGATGGTACTGATACACGT ATTATTTGATAGTAACCAACTTTTTGGAAGTATCCCATCAACATTGGGACTTGTACAGACTCTTGAGGTTCT TCGGCTCGACAGAAATGCTTTGACAGGAGATGTCCCATCAAATCTGAACAACCTTACAAACATCAATGAATT GAATTTAGCCCAAAATAATCTGACTGGCCCTATTCCAGACTTGAGTAAAATGGCCGCCCTCAATTATGT GGACCTTAGTAACAACTCCTTTGACCCATCCGAAGCTCCAGCTTGGTTCTCAACCTTACAATCACTTACCACTCT GGTTATGGAATATGGAAAACTTCAAGGGCCTGTCCCGCAAAAACTATTCAGCTTTCCACATATACAGCAAGT GAAATTGAGGAACAATGAATTTAATGACACATTGAACATGGATAAAGACATCAGCCCACAATTGCAGCTTGTTGATTTGCAAAACAACCAAATAGCTGCAGTAACGCTTGGCGCTGGTTACACAAAGATATTAAT ATTGATTGGAAATCCAGCGTGTTCCCCTAATCTCTCGAATACCAAATACTGCCATCTTCAGGAACAAACTACAATGCCCTATTCTACCAGCCTTGCTAATTGTGGGAGCAAATTATGCCCACTTGATCAGAAGCTCAGCCCTCAGAGTTGTGAATGTGCTTATCCATATGAAGGAACATTATACATCAGACCCATTATCAGGGAATTGTCCAATGTAGCTTTGTTTCAGTCACTTGAAAGGAACATATCGATTAAACTGGGCCTCACTTCCGGTTCTGTTTCTATTCAAAACCTCTCCTTCAATGGTGAAGACTATCTTCAAGTGCAGCTGGCTCTCTTTCCAGcagaaggaaaatattttaatagatcGGAGATTCAGAGAATTGGGTTTGATCTGAGTAAGGAAACTTTCAGACTGCCTAAGGAGTTCGGACCCTACTATTTTCAAGCATCTCCTTATGTTTTTCAAG acTCAGACAGAGGAACTACCATTATTAGCACTGGTTTGATTGTTGGAATAGCAGTTGGCAGTGCCATTTTGGTTCTGGTCCTACTGGGGGTAGGGACATACGCTGTTCGGCAAAAGAAACGTGCAGAAAAAGCCATTGGAATGAGTAGACCATTCG CTTCCTGGGCACCAAGTGGCAAAGACAGTGGCGGTGCACCACAATTACAGGGAGCACGATGGTTCTCTTATGATGAACTCAAAAAGTGCTCCAACAATTTCTCTGACAGTAATGAGATAGGCCATGGAGGGTATGGCAAG GTTTATAGAGGGATACTCTCTGATGGACAAGTTTTGGCAATCAAAAGAGCTCAGCAAGGATCAATGCAGGGTGGACTCGAGTTCAAGACTGAAATTGAGTTGCTTTCGCGAGTTCATCACAAGAATCTTGTTGCCCttgtgggtttttgttttgaacaaGGAGAGCAGATGCTAGTCTATGAATATATGCCTAATGGGACGCTTAGGAATAGCTTGGCAG GGAGATCTAACATTCATCTTGATTGGAAGAGAAGACTCCGCGTTGCACTTGGCTCAGCTAGAGGACTAGCTTACCTACATGAGCTTGCTAATCCTCCCACAATCCACAGAGATGTTAAGTCCACCAATATTCTATTGGATGAAAATTTAACAGCAAAAGTTTCAGATTTTGGGTTGTCTAAACTGGTATCGGACACTTTCAAAGGTTATGTTTCCACTCAAGTTAAAGGCACATTG GGTTACCTGGATCCAGAATACTACCTGACTCAACAATTAACTGAGAAGAGTGATGTGTATAGTTTTGGAGTGGTTATGCTTGAACTGGTAACGGCAAAGCAACCGATTGAGAAGGGAAAGTACATCGTCAAGGAGGTGCGAATGGCGATGGATAAGAACGATGAAGAACACTACGGCTTGAAGGACATGATGGATTCATCCATTAGAAACACACCTAATCTTATAGGGTTTGGAAGGTTCTTGGAGCTGGCCATGCAATGCCTTGAAGATACAGCTGCAGATCGTCCTACAATGAGTGAAGTGGTAAAGGCCATTGAGACTATCTTACAGAATGACAGCTTGGCTACAAACTCTACTACTTCTGCATCAACATCTGCCACAGACTTTGGAGCTTCAAAGGCTGCTTTTAAGCATCCTTACAATGACTCTTCGCCAAGAAAGGATGTCAGTGGCAGCGATGTGTTTGATTACAGTGGCGGATACACAATTTCGGCAAAAGTCAAACCCAAGTAG